Proteins from one Sphingomonas sp. HF-S4 genomic window:
- a CDS encoding phage tail protein, with amino-acid sequence MAVFRDRPYVQFNFLVDIGDGNTEGPAAGFQELSGIGMEVTVSEYRTGNSRENSVMKITGMNKSTDVTMKRGVIGSLNLYQWLDDIRNGNQNAFRTVKVTLQNEDHSAAVVTWKLLRARIIKSTMGPFNAKGTDVAMEEMVLAYERLEME; translated from the coding sequence TTTCGCGATCGTCCGTACGTCCAGTTCAACTTCCTCGTCGATATCGGCGACGGCAACACCGAGGGGCCGGCCGCCGGCTTCCAGGAGTTGTCGGGCATCGGCATGGAAGTGACCGTCTCGGAGTACCGGACCGGGAACTCCCGCGAGAATTCGGTGATGAAGATCACCGGGATGAACAAGTCGACCGACGTCACGATGAAGCGCGGCGTGATCGGGTCGCTCAATCTCTACCAGTGGCTCGACGATATCCGGAACGGCAACCAGAACGCCTTCCGCACGGTCAAGGTCACGCTGCAGAACGAGGACCACAGCGCCGCGGTGGTGACGTGGAAGCTGCTCCGCGCGCGGATCATCAAGTCGACGATGGGGCCCTTCAACGCCAAGGGCACCGACGTGGCGATGGAGGAGATGGTCCTCGCCTACGAACGGCTTGAGATGGAGTGA
- a CDS encoding phage tail sheath C-terminal domain-containing protein has product MYPHRLLPGIAIAVPPPAFPDALPRMDVALFVGFAERGPTHRPVAVESVAAYAAVFGGDVVLAHGEKPVTAALAPSVRSFFSNGGTRAWVIRVARTAALERRWRGKEATADVAVARTFTLPFAPGVKVRASSVGSWADDVRVSARVERSGGRVRVLIRGEKGEMGVVSGPFGVSPDDPDSWWKEPDDDGFYADPRAVAGPRGWLAPMGTPADWNLSNLGDFWSESVGPDPEMRTPLERDGLSRFDAELFLDPALATSTIAALGDDAARMRDIDGVSLLGIHGAFAVPGGGDFAEPSMIAVPDAVQPGWAPRVPEKLVTPVHVQGEIPARWRDHLGSCAVPEPVPGTGRPDPTRFLDCDTRLLAMPVFVAVDSPQAAGLVHLEWSASEPGATYVLEESGRADFAGAEEIWRGEALEYEVQVSREGSYYYRVRAELDGNVSKASVIGFLVQDSAWEAVPDAKYDPEPLLRVRTALLRTCAAIGDQFALLSLPRHYRARDAAEHVATLAERLPDNELRALSYAALYHPWIASPIGSATDPDWLVVPPEGAVAGTFARRARQRGAWLAPANMPMEDLVALSPTVGDRDREDFARARVNLVRRLPIGFVATDAMTLSGEYDWGEVNVRRLMSLLRRVCVRRGAPFVFEPNGDTTRRAIERSFGHMLDDMVRRGAFAGKGKEDSYRLSVDASESDRMNGRLVIEIGVAPAQPLRFLTLVLAQAGERFTIAEER; this is encoded by the coding sequence GTGTACCCGCATCGCCTCCTTCCCGGCATCGCCATAGCCGTTCCGCCGCCCGCGTTTCCCGACGCGCTGCCGCGGATGGACGTGGCGCTGTTCGTCGGCTTCGCCGAGCGCGGCCCGACGCACCGGCCCGTCGCGGTCGAGAGCGTCGCGGCCTATGCGGCGGTGTTCGGCGGCGACGTCGTGCTGGCGCATGGCGAGAAACCGGTGACCGCGGCGCTGGCGCCGTCGGTGCGCAGCTTCTTCTCGAACGGGGGGACGCGCGCCTGGGTGATCCGGGTGGCGCGGACCGCCGCGCTCGAGCGGCGGTGGCGCGGCAAGGAGGCCACTGCCGATGTGGCGGTGGCGCGTACCTTTACCTTGCCGTTTGCGCCGGGCGTCAAGGTGCGGGCGAGCAGCGTGGGGAGCTGGGCGGACGATGTCCGGGTTTCCGCGAGAGTGGAGCGGAGCGGCGGGCGTGTTCGGGTTCTGATTCGGGGTGAGAAGGGCGAAATGGGGGTGGTGAGCGGGCCCTTCGGGGTCTCGCCCGACGATCCCGATAGCTGGTGGAAAGAGCCCGATGACGATGGGTTCTATGCCGATCCCAGGGCGGTGGCGGGGCCGCGGGGGTGGCTGGCGCCGATGGGCACGCCTGCGGACTGGAATCTGTCCAATTTGGGCGACTTCTGGTCGGAATCGGTCGGTCCTGACCCCGAAATGCGCACTCCCCTGGAGCGTGACGGGCTGTCGCGGTTCGATGCGGAGCTGTTCCTCGATCCGGCGCTGGCCACCTCGACGATCGCGGCGCTGGGCGACGATGCGGCGCGGATGCGCGATATCGACGGGGTGTCGCTGCTGGGCATCCACGGCGCGTTCGCGGTGCCGGGAGGCGGCGACTTCGCCGAGCCCAGCATGATCGCGGTGCCCGATGCGGTCCAGCCGGGCTGGGCGCCGCGGGTGCCCGAAAAGCTGGTGACGCCGGTCCATGTGCAGGGCGAGATCCCGGCGCGGTGGCGCGATCATCTGGGGTCGTGCGCGGTGCCCGAGCCCGTGCCGGGCACCGGTCGCCCCGATCCGACGCGCTTCCTCGACTGCGACACGCGGTTGCTCGCGATGCCGGTGTTCGTCGCGGTGGACAGCCCGCAGGCCGCGGGGCTCGTGCACCTCGAATGGTCGGCGTCCGAGCCGGGCGCGACCTATGTGCTCGAGGAATCGGGCCGCGCCGACTTTGCCGGCGCCGAGGAGATCTGGCGCGGCGAGGCGCTGGAATACGAGGTCCAGGTTTCGCGCGAGGGCTCCTATTACTACCGCGTCCGCGCCGAGCTCGACGGCAATGTCAGCAAGGCCTCGGTCATCGGCTTCCTCGTCCAGGACAGCGCCTGGGAAGCGGTGCCCGATGCGAAATACGATCCCGAGCCGCTGCTCAGGGTGCGGACCGCGCTGCTGCGCACCTGCGCGGCGATCGGCGACCAGTTCGCCTTGCTCTCGCTGCCACGCCATTACCGCGCCCGCGACGCCGCCGAGCATGTCGCGACGCTCGCCGAGCGGCTGCCCGACAACGAGCTTCGCGCGCTGAGCTATGCGGCGCTCTATCATCCCTGGATCGCCTCGCCGATCGGCAGCGCGACCGACCCCGACTGGCTCGTCGTCCCGCCCGAAGGCGCAGTCGCCGGCACCTTCGCACGGCGGGCGCGGCAGCGCGGGGCGTGGCTCGCCCCGGCCAACATGCCGATGGAGGACCTGGTCGCGCTGTCGCCGACAGTCGGGGACCGCGACCGCGAGGACTTTGCCCGGGCGCGCGTCAATCTGGTGCGCCGCCTGCCGATCGGGTTCGTCGCGACCGACGCGATGACCCTGTCCGGCGAGTATGACTGGGGCGAAGTCAACGTCCGCCGGCTAATGAGCCTGCTCCGCCGCGTATGCGTCCGCCGCGGCGCCCCCTTCGTGTTCGAGCCCAATGGCGACACCACGCGCCGCGCGATCGAGCGCAGCTTCGGCCATATGCTCGACGACATGGTCCGTCGCGGCGCCTTTGCCGGGAAAGGCAAGGAGGACAGCTACCGGCTGAGCGTCGACGCGAGCGAGAGCGACCGGATGAACGGCCGGCTGGTGATCGAGATCGGCGTCGCCCCCGCGCAGCCGCTGCGCTTCCTGACGCTGGTGCTGGCGCAGGCCGGCGAGCGCTTCACCATCGCCGAGGAGCGCTGA